From the genome of Bradyrhizobium sp. ORS 278:
CCGAGGAACGACAGGCCCGATTCCAGCAGGATGACTTCCGGGAACACCAGCGTCATCGACACGATCAGTGTCGAGGCGATGTTCGGCAGGATGTGCCTGAGATATACGCGCTGCGGCGTCGCGCCGAGCTGGCGCACGGCGGCGGCATAGCCTTGCGCGTTGGCGGAGATCGCCAGCCCGCGCGCGATGCGCGCGTAGCGCTCCCAGCCGAACAGGCCCATCAGGCCGATCAGGAGCGGCAGCGAGTTGCCGAAGAAGGCAAGCACCGCGAGCGCGAGGATCAGGAACGGCATGCTGGCCTGGAAATCCGCGAGCATCAGCACGAACTGCTCGACGAGGCCGCGGAAATGCGCGGCGAGAAAGCCGAGTGTGGTGCCGGCGACGGCCGAGATCGCGGTGGCGCCGAACGCGATCAGGAGCGAGATGCGGATCGAGACAATGAGGCGCGAGAGCACGTCGCGGCCGAGCTCGTCGGTACCGAGCCAATGCGCCGGGTTGCCCGGCAGGGACAGACGGTTGCGCAGGTCGAACTTGGTGAAGCCGTAGGGCGCGATCTGATCGGCGAAGATCGCGACCACCAGCATCGCCGCGATCCAGGCGATCGCGATGGTGACGGAGAGGGGAATATTGGGCCAGCGCAGCCGCCTTGCGGCCACTGCCTTCATTGCGACGTCGGTCATGCCGCGGCTCCCTTGCTGCGAAGCCGCGGATCGAGCAAGCCGTAGAGGAAATCGACGATCAGGTTCGAGGTCACCATGGTCATCGCCACCAGCAGCAGGATGCATTGCACGACGGCGAGGTCGCGATTGGCGACGGCCACGACCAAGAGCCGGCCGACGCCGGGCCAGGAGAACACGCTTTCGACCACGACGGCGCCGGCGATCAGGCTGCCGACCATGAAGCCGAGAATGGTGACGGTCGGGATCGCGGCATTCGGTAGCGCGTGATCGGTGATGACGCGGCGCCACGGCACGCCCTTGGCTGATGCCGTGCGGATGTAGGGCTGGCCGAGGATCTCCAGCATCGCGCTGCGGGTGAAGCGCGCCAGCACGGCGGCGCCGCCGAAGCCCAGCGTGACGATCGGCAGGATGGCATGTCGCCACGACTCCTGTCCGCCCGAGGGCAGCCAGCCGAGCTGCACGGCAAAGATCAGCACCAGCAGCAGCGCCAGCACGAAGCTCGGCACGGTGAACCCGGCCACCGCGGTGATCATCACCGCGCGGTCGATCGCCGATCCCCGATGCAGCGCGGCGTAGATGCCGGCGGGGATGCCGAGCAGAACTTTCACCAGGAACGCCGGAATTGTCAGTGCGAGCGTTGCCGGGATGCGCTCGATCACGAGCTGAATCGCAGGCCGGCCGTCGCGCATCGAGCGGCCCAGCTCGCCCTGGCCGATCGCCTTGAAGTAGTCGAGATACTGGACCCAGATCGGATGATCGAGGCCCCAAGCCTTGCGGAAAGCTTCGATCACCTCGGGCGGCGCCTCCGGGCCCATGATCATCAGCGCGGGGTCGCCTGACAGCCGCAGCACGATGAAGGCGAAGGTGACGACGAGCGCGATGGTCAACAGCGCGCGCGACAGGCGGATGGCGAAGAAGCGCAGCATCACGCGGCGTCCTGGTTCTGCGAGGGCGCGCCGGTCACGAGATGGCACGCCACCTGGCGCTGCGGATCAAGCGCGATCAGTTGAGGCACCTCGGTCTTGCAGCGCGCCGTCGCATGACGGCAGCGCGGATGAAAGGCGCAGCCCGAGGGACGCGCCGCCGGATTGGGCGG
Proteins encoded in this window:
- a CDS encoding ABC transporter permease, yielding MKAVAARRLRWPNIPLSVTIAIAWIAAMLVVAIFADQIAPYGFTKFDLRNRLSLPGNPAHWLGTDELGRDVLSRLIVSIRISLLIAFGATAISAVAGTTLGFLAAHFRGLVEQFVLMLADFQASMPFLILALAVLAFFGNSLPLLIGLMGLFGWERYARIARGLAISANAQGYAAAVRQLGATPQRVYLRHILPNIASTLIVSMTLVFPEVILLESGLSFLGLGVQPPMTSLGNMVGYGREYLTRAPWIMLAPAVTIVVTTLAVSVIGDWLRDKLDPTLQ
- a CDS encoding ABC transporter permease — protein: MLRFFAIRLSRALLTIALVVTFAFIVLRLSGDPALMIMGPEAPPEVIEAFRKAWGLDHPIWVQYLDYFKAIGQGELGRSMRDGRPAIQLVIERIPATLALTIPAFLVKVLLGIPAGIYAALHRGSAIDRAVMITAVAGFTVPSFVLALLLVLIFAVQLGWLPSGGQESWRHAILPIVTLGFGGAAVLARFTRSAMLEILGQPYIRTASAKGVPWRRVITDHALPNAAIPTVTILGFMVGSLIAGAVVVESVFSWPGVGRLLVVAVANRDLAVVQCILLLVAMTMVTSNLIVDFLYGLLDPRLRSKGAAA